A part of Paenibacillus sp. sptzw28 genomic DNA contains:
- a CDS encoding HAD family phosphatase, whose product MIEAFIFDMDGVIIDSEPIHFDVDVQTLDYFGTTIKKEALEKYVGMTNPEMWGLIRQEYNIMQSVDEIIEYQLANKITILQTLNIEPIDGIWELIIELKQNNIPIGLASSSPRVFIEAVLKKFTISEFFDCIISGEEVNKGKPAPDIYLEAAKLLGAGPRNCMVLEDSRNGVAAAKAAGMRCVGYINPNSGNQDLSGADLIIRSVRDLNVSIISREMI is encoded by the coding sequence ATGATTGAAGCTTTTATATTTGATATGGACGGCGTCATTATCGACAGTGAACCTATCCATTTTGACGTTGATGTACAGACTTTAGATTACTTTGGAACGACTATTAAGAAAGAGGCATTGGAGAAATACGTGGGGATGACTAACCCGGAGATGTGGGGGTTGATCAGGCAGGAATACAATATCATGCAGTCTGTCGATGAAATTATTGAGTATCAATTAGCGAATAAAATCACCATATTGCAAACATTGAATATCGAGCCGATCGATGGAATCTGGGAGTTGATTATTGAGCTCAAGCAAAATAATATCCCTATAGGGCTTGCCTCGTCTTCACCTAGAGTATTTATTGAAGCAGTGCTAAAGAAATTTACCATTTCCGAATTCTTTGATTGCATAATCAGTGGGGAAGAAGTGAACAAGGGTAAGCCTGCGCCGGATATATATCTTGAAGCTGCCAAACTTTTAGGTGCCGGCCCAAGAAATTGTATGGTCCTCGAGGACTCCAGGAATGGAGTTGCGGCTGCAAAGGCTGCCGGAATGCGCTGTGTAGGTTATATTAATCCGAATTCCGGAAATCAAGATCTATCGGGGGCGGATTTAATTATAAGATCGGTCAGAGATTTGAATGTCTCAATTATTTCAAGGGAAATGATATAG
- a CDS encoding MFS transporter, whose product MVTANRFTVFLRRYDTAIWIRVLGNALNAMTTFIIRPFLALYLFDKLEGSILYTMMVIGLQPFASMITGVFAGSLSDRFGRKPVMIAALLIQVFSLGAYSMANSVWLFAIITAVLGVGTALFTPAANAMVSDVVHSDRQAEVFALLHTASNVGAAFGPVIGILLFQWNSNIVFLAGSVMLLAYLTLVLWKVPESLAQVQSHAGTIPDNPTYHRWFAHKALYGLTLLAMPLGLIYALVISILPFHLGDHFARPEDLLASLMTFNGVFVIALQLWLIKRTEHFAAYRIIGLSYAMYAAVSFGYGFSHYVALLFFFEFIFSIGEMLVGPHLQKAVSQLAPPDKRGFYFSIFGLHLQLPLAFGPVIGGLLYTAYDGKVLFSLVGILFLLSGAAQVMLIRWLKRRNEALQESNRRLIGKGSGESVSIH is encoded by the coding sequence ATGGTAACCGCAAACAGATTCACGGTGTTCTTACGCCGTTACGATACTGCCATTTGGATCCGTGTATTAGGAAATGCGCTGAATGCGATGACGACCTTTATTATTCGGCCGTTTCTCGCCCTGTATCTGTTTGACAAGCTGGAAGGTTCCATACTATACACCATGATGGTCATCGGTCTTCAGCCCTTCGCGAGTATGATTACCGGGGTATTCGCGGGAAGTCTGAGCGACCGCTTCGGACGTAAACCCGTCATGATTGCAGCGCTTCTAATCCAAGTATTCAGTCTTGGCGCTTATTCAATGGCGAACAGTGTATGGCTCTTTGCCATCATCACCGCAGTGCTCGGCGTCGGTACAGCCTTATTCACCCCGGCGGCCAACGCGATGGTTTCAGACGTGGTTCATTCCGACCGGCAGGCAGAGGTATTCGCTCTGCTGCATACAGCATCCAACGTCGGCGCTGCGTTCGGTCCTGTTATTGGAATACTCCTGTTCCAATGGAACTCAAACATCGTTTTCTTGGCAGGTTCGGTTATGCTGTTGGCTTATTTGACGCTCGTTCTCTGGAAGGTGCCGGAATCGCTGGCGCAAGTGCAATCGCATGCTGGGACAATTCCGGATAATCCAACATATCACCGATGGTTTGCGCATAAAGCATTGTATGGGTTGACGCTATTGGCGATGCCTCTAGGGCTTATCTATGCTCTGGTCATTTCCATTTTACCGTTTCATTTAGGGGACCATTTTGCCAGGCCGGAAGATCTTCTGGCTTCTCTAATGACCTTTAACGGCGTCTTTGTCATCGCGTTGCAGTTATGGTTGATTAAACGGACAGAGCATTTTGCGGCATACCGGATTATAGGACTTTCCTATGCGATGTACGCCGCGGTATCATTCGGGTATGGATTTTCTCACTATGTGGCCCTTTTGTTTTTCTTTGAATTCATATTCTCTATCGGCGAAATGCTGGTAGGGCCGCATTTGCAGAAAGCTGTCTCTCAGCTTGCTCCACCTGATAAGCGCGGTTTTTATTTTTCAATCTTTGGGCTCCACCTGCAATTGCCACTTGCCTTCGGTCCTGTGATCGGCGGTCTGCTGTACACGGCTTACGATGGAAAAGTTTTGTTCTCACTGGTCGGTATACTGTTCCTTCTGTCAGGTGCTGCACAGGTCATGTTAATCCGTTGGTTGAAGCGGCGGAATGAAGCTCTTCAAGAAAGTAACCGTCGGTTAATCGGAAAAGGAAGCGGTGAAAGTGTTTCAATTCATTAA
- a CDS encoding DUF6917 domain-containing protein produces MNHNEKRFVEGVFVKLLFHKQEQRGMRLIEFETRCVRQGEIHEIVTTTHHDAKSGDRIDRVGFLGFAEMRCGGVIERGDAVKVGGKTIGTVLGFDECHYPNHYNILIATAEVLAAGDLELAAEMGIAFG; encoded by the coding sequence ATGAACCATAACGAAAAACGTTTTGTGGAAGGGGTATTCGTCAAGCTTCTATTTCACAAACAGGAACAGCGGGGCATGCGATTGATTGAGTTTGAAACCCGCTGCGTCAGACAGGGGGAAATTCACGAAATCGTTACAACGACCCATCATGACGCAAAGAGTGGAGATCGAATTGACCGCGTAGGTTTTCTGGGATTTGCAGAGATGCGCTGCGGAGGCGTTATCGAACGGGGAGATGCGGTTAAGGTGGGCGGGAAAACAATAGGGACCGTGCTTGGATTCGACGAATGCCATTATCCCAATCATTACAATATTCTGATTGCTACCGCGGAAGTACTTGCTGCCGGTGACCTGGAATTGGCCGCTGAAATGGGAATCGCATTTGGATGA
- a CDS encoding DMT family transporter, whose protein sequence is MIRNTNAYAAMIIAMTLVGSSLIVGKWVTNAIPVFLASFLRFGIASALLLLLLYLKEGFPKLERNACILLFLQSLTGVVLFNVCVLYGLQMTTVVEGGIITSTSPLVISLLSFLLFKERISIRQWLGVVMAVFGIAAIHLFDSAIADGGISGGGFPWLGNALLMCAVVGESLFTLIGKRLSRQLSPLAITTFVSVWGFVLFMPLAAYEAVTFDFSQPSSSDWLWVVYLAIIVTVVGFMLWYYGVSIVSTGTSAAFTGIIAVSSLMFSYWLLEEPIRLGHGVGMALVVAAILYSARAEQRSSSMDPGSSVSN, encoded by the coding sequence TTGATACGAAACACGAACGCGTACGCAGCCATGATAATCGCCATGACCCTTGTAGGAAGTTCGCTTATCGTAGGCAAGTGGGTAACGAATGCAATTCCCGTATTTCTCGCTTCGTTCTTACGATTCGGGATCGCTTCTGCGCTTCTTCTCCTGCTCCTGTATTTGAAAGAAGGATTTCCCAAGCTCGAACGTAATGCATGTATTCTGCTTTTTCTTCAGTCGCTGACAGGTGTCGTTCTCTTTAACGTCTGTGTTCTGTACGGATTACAAATGACAACCGTCGTAGAAGGCGGCATCATAACGAGCACAAGTCCATTGGTGATTTCACTGCTTTCGTTTTTACTTTTCAAGGAACGGATTTCGATTCGACAGTGGCTTGGGGTGGTCATGGCCGTATTCGGTATTGCAGCGATCCACTTGTTTGACTCTGCTATTGCTGATGGGGGTATATCCGGCGGAGGTTTTCCTTGGCTCGGTAATGCGCTTCTGATGTGCGCTGTGGTCGGGGAATCGTTGTTTACACTGATCGGCAAAAGACTCTCCAGACAATTATCTCCGCTTGCGATCACGACTTTTGTTTCCGTGTGGGGATTTGTTCTGTTTATGCCGTTGGCTGCTTATGAAGCTGTCACTTTCGACTTTTCACAACCTTCCTCTTCAGACTGGCTCTGGGTCGTGTACCTGGCCATTATCGTGACCGTAGTCGGATTTATGCTCTGGTATTACGGTGTTTCCATTGTTTCGACAGGCACATCCGCCGCGTTCACCGGAATCATCGCTGTCTCTTCGCTAATGTTTTCGTATTGGCTCCTTGAGGAACCGATCCGTTTGGGTCATGGAGTGGGGATGGCACTAGTTGTAGCCGCCATATTATATAGCGCCCGGGCGGAACAAAGATCGAGCAGCATGGATCCCGGTTCCAGCGTCTCTAATTGA
- a CDS encoding acetyl-CoA carboxylase biotin carboxylase subunit family protein, with the protein MAQDKVIVVIHRFGDYILGGFVNYNRVIDHSEHRVVYFVNARGHQDINAYKDQAAAIYEFPDLEDYAALEDAAKEVIESYGIIDYIIAMSEYDLIQAAKLRTKFGIPGTSEQKIALYRNKIVMKERLQSDGLRVPNFLDYETVEDAISFAEKAGFPLILKPKLGAASKGVLRVSNWEELIQSLTAIERANETANYQCEEFVNGPIFHIDGLVRHGQLKFITVSQYVNGCLAFSQGLPNGSFIITDRTELKNRMTLFTEDVLRALELRDGCFHLEVIDREGVEAVFLEIGARMGGAETPFLTLELYGVNLCEEWIKIELGTFTELDVPQTGIHGGLLQFPEPPCVPAEVISVTSIIDRVPEIFHERIPEPGEIMDGSGSYYHISGRYMFRGESEAKVEQAIHWAIELFRIEARPLEPMKA; encoded by the coding sequence ATGGCACAAGATAAGGTGATCGTCGTTATCCATCGTTTCGGGGATTATATTCTCGGCGGTTTCGTCAACTACAACCGAGTGATCGATCATTCGGAGCATCGAGTGGTTTATTTCGTCAACGCCAGGGGGCATCAGGATATCAATGCGTATAAGGATCAGGCGGCTGCGATATACGAGTTCCCCGACTTGGAAGACTATGCAGCTTTGGAAGATGCAGCGAAGGAAGTAATAGAGTCGTACGGCATCATCGATTATATTATCGCCATGTCGGAATATGATTTAATTCAAGCGGCCAAACTGCGAACGAAATTCGGCATACCTGGAACATCGGAACAGAAAATCGCCTTATACCGGAACAAAATCGTTATGAAGGAACGTCTCCAATCAGACGGGCTTCGGGTACCGAATTTTCTGGATTATGAAACGGTGGAGGATGCCATATCCTTTGCCGAGAAGGCCGGTTTTCCACTTATTTTGAAGCCAAAGCTTGGCGCAGCCAGTAAAGGCGTGCTGCGTGTCTCCAACTGGGAGGAACTGATTCAGTCACTCACAGCCATTGAAAGGGCAAACGAAACTGCAAATTACCAGTGTGAAGAATTCGTTAACGGACCGATTTTTCATATTGACGGATTAGTCCGGCATGGTCAATTGAAGTTTATTACGGTGTCGCAGTATGTGAACGGCTGCTTGGCTTTCTCTCAAGGTCTTCCAAACGGTTCTTTCATCATAACGGACCGGACGGAATTAAAAAACCGGATGACGCTGTTCACCGAAGACGTTCTCCGGGCACTAGAGCTGCGGGACGGCTGCTTTCACTTGGAAGTAATCGATCGGGAAGGTGTCGAAGCCGTCTTCCTGGAAATCGGAGCCCGCATGGGAGGTGCCGAAACCCCTTTCCTTACATTGGAACTTTATGGCGTCAACCTGTGTGAAGAATGGATTAAGATTGAGCTGGGCACCTTCACTGAATTGGATGTCCCGCAAACCGGTATACATGGCGGGCTGCTGCAGTTCCCCGAGCCTCCGTGTGTTCCGGCGGAAGTGATCAGTGTGACAAGCATCATAGACCGCGTCCCGGAAATTTTTCATGAACGCATTCCAGAACCTGGTGAGATTATGGACGGCAGCGGCTCCTACTACCATATCAGCGGCAGGTATATGTTCCGCGGTGAGAGCGAAGCCAAGGTCGAACAGGCCATTCATTGGGCAATTGAGCTATTCCGAATTGAAGCGAGGCCCTTGGAACCCATGAAGGCCTAA
- a CDS encoding GyrI-like domain-containing protein — protein MNVAIIEKPEVKAIVLKSNQNGRDVRQAWKQIQELLIGYPTRYNKEYGYVFIPEWQWSTGVHTLWVGVEVDSFEYVPIEVERFIIPSRKYAKLTVNGGREEMNSAYNYLNEWFKDNGCERDVAEGSFSLEVNRLKPTNPFLIPADEIDRFDFDVYAPIKIS, from the coding sequence ATGAACGTCGCAATTATCGAAAAGCCTGAGGTTAAAGCCATTGTGTTAAAATCAAATCAGAACGGCCGTGATGTAAGACAAGCCTGGAAGCAAATCCAGGAATTATTAATTGGTTATCCGACCAGATATAATAAAGAGTACGGTTATGTTTTTATTCCGGAATGGCAGTGGTCTACGGGAGTTCATACACTTTGGGTCGGCGTTGAGGTGGACTCTTTTGAATATGTTCCAATTGAAGTCGAGAGATTTATCATTCCTTCAAGAAAATACGCCAAACTTACTGTCAATGGTGGACGTGAAGAGATGAATTCCGCTTACAACTATTTGAATGAATGGTTTAAGGACAATGGGTGTGAAAGAGATGTGGCGGAGGGATCATTCAGCCTAGAGGTGAATCGGCTTAAACCAACCAATCCGTTTCTCATTCCGGCAGATGAGATTGATCGTTTTGATTTTGATGTCTATGCGCCAATTAAGATTTCATAA
- a CDS encoding Gfo/Idh/MocA family protein, with protein sequence MKLRAGMIGLGVISKFYVHALQQRLDNPVLAAVCDLSDARMVPFTEDGLPGFKDYKELLKRDDIDAVIVNVPNDKHFEICRDALLAGKHVCCEKPMTLTLQEAEELVSVSRTTGRTMFTAFHRRYNVHFVNALEQLNSIEDIHSVSAGYLEKIEEHAGEDRWYLQPERCGGGCVADNGPNVFDTLAFFLGKMRVISADITRNERNVDIEARVKLLTGSGIPVSVHLDWAYLHGEKKDIRIHLKNGHTIEADMLAGFTAFKSSLYHEYEEILKDFTTRIKTGGCHGEDGFDAVRLVYETYQAEAIKA encoded by the coding sequence ATGAAATTACGAGCGGGCATGATCGGTTTAGGCGTCATTTCGAAGTTCTACGTCCATGCGCTTCAGCAGCGACTGGACAACCCGGTGCTTGCGGCAGTATGCGATTTAAGCGACGCACGAATGGTTCCTTTTACGGAGGACGGGCTTCCTGGTTTTAAGGATTATAAGGAACTTCTGAAGCGTGACGATATTGATGCGGTCATCGTCAATGTGCCGAACGATAAGCATTTCGAGATCTGCCGGGACGCCTTGCTTGCAGGAAAGCACGTTTGCTGCGAAAAACCGATGACGTTGACTCTCCAGGAAGCGGAAGAGCTGGTCTCCGTATCCCGGACTACCGGACGGACGATGTTTACCGCCTTCCACCGACGTTACAACGTTCATTTCGTGAATGCTCTGGAGCAGTTGAATTCTATTGAAGATATCCATTCCGTTTCGGCCGGTTACTTGGAAAAAATTGAAGAACACGCCGGAGAAGACCGCTGGTATTTGCAGCCCGAGCGCTGCGGCGGCGGCTGCGTTGCAGACAACGGACCCAATGTCTTCGATACGCTTGCTTTCTTTCTGGGTAAAATGCGTGTCATCTCCGCCGACATTACAAGAAACGAGCGCAATGTGGACATTGAAGCCCGCGTAAAGCTGTTGACCGGTTCCGGCATTCCGGTATCCGTTCATCTGGATTGGGCTTACCTCCATGGCGAGAAAAAAGATATTCGCATTCATTTGAAGAACGGTCATACGATTGAAGCGGATATGCTTGCGGGATTCACGGCATTCAAATCTTCCCTCTATCACGAGTATGAAGAGATTTTAAAAGACTTTACCACCCGTATTAAGACGGGAGGTTGCCATGGCGAGGACGGATTCGATGCCGTTCGACTTGTGTATGAGACCTATCAGGCAGAAGCGATAAAAGCATGA
- a CDS encoding lipid II flippase Amj family protein, with amino-acid sequence MTYSLIVVFILTMVIHTAETLSYSVRFAGVKLNKIAVALSLTGIIVLVSRTANLIQAPLTAKFVDHAKVDPSFHLISHLRFIILASSVGTLLAIVLFPTFISVFGRIISRLEVAGSIPKLITGVTIGQLIKTKHYIKRPSFKLHYFRYLDIPKRFLAFNIFATAFYTVGVLSSLYAAHLLPQFSTTASQASGIINGIATILLTIFIDPQLGLITDKAINNEQYRDQLGRIYILLMVSRFLGTLLAQFILIPAAYFISMVVKLI; translated from the coding sequence ATGACTTATAGTCTAATTGTCGTATTTATTCTAACGATGGTCATCCACACTGCCGAAACATTGTCTTATTCCGTACGTTTTGCCGGGGTAAAGCTAAACAAAATTGCTGTTGCTTTATCACTTACAGGCATCATTGTCCTGGTTTCAAGAACGGCAAACCTCATCCAAGCTCCATTAACGGCAAAATTTGTTGACCATGCAAAAGTCGATCCATCGTTTCATTTAATCAGCCATCTGAGATTCATTATATTGGCTTCATCTGTGGGAACATTGCTTGCCATCGTTCTGTTTCCAACGTTTATAAGTGTGTTTGGAAGAATAATTTCAAGGTTGGAAGTTGCAGGTTCCATTCCTAAATTAATAACGGGTGTCACCATCGGCCAACTGATTAAAACCAAACATTATATAAAGCGGCCATCATTTAAACTTCATTATTTCAGGTATCTGGACATCCCTAAGAGATTCCTTGCATTCAATATATTTGCAACCGCATTTTATACGGTAGGAGTATTATCCTCTCTGTATGCCGCGCATTTATTACCGCAGTTCAGCACAACGGCTTCGCAAGCGTCAGGGATCATCAATGGGATTGCAACGATTCTGTTAACCATCTTTATTGATCCTCAGTTAGGCCTAATTACAGATAAAGCAATCAATAACGAACAATACCGGGATCAGCTAGGCAGAATATACATATTGTTAATGGTTTCCAGATTTCTTGGGACGTTGCTGGCACAATTTATATTGATCCCTGCAGCTTACTTTATTAGCATGGTTGTGAAGCTTATTTGA
- a CDS encoding B3/4 domain-containing protein, producing the protein MFSRIDMIGQVQAHLDGVEVYGCRLQLNPKGADSNPDYAEDWRQIHSDWRGKSKADVAEAPVVAAYHTFYTRIGLNPKKNPPSVQNLIQRFFIKEELDRVPLIHPIVDAVNVAALRHLIPLGVFDAECVRGRIHLAFTRGGEPFQGLGESQSELLPEGLLVLADEEKTLSRFCYRDSEAQKVTEATRNIWLLGCQVPGVEEETVKLSLLTALELLGRRYRYELVS; encoded by the coding sequence ATGTTCAGTCGAATCGATATGATCGGGCAGGTTCAAGCCCATCTTGACGGAGTTGAAGTATATGGCTGCCGTCTCCAGCTTAATCCGAAGGGAGCGGATTCGAATCCGGACTATGCGGAGGATTGGCGGCAAATCCACTCCGATTGGCGGGGAAAAAGTAAAGCGGACGTTGCGGAAGCCCCGGTTGTCGCAGCATACCATACGTTTTATACCCGAATCGGGCTGAATCCGAAGAAAAATCCGCCATCCGTTCAAAATTTGATCCAAAGGTTCTTCATTAAGGAGGAGCTGGATCGAGTCCCTCTCATTCATCCTATTGTTGACGCTGTTAATGTAGCGGCCCTTCGGCACCTTATTCCGCTGGGTGTATTCGATGCGGAATGCGTCCGTGGGCGAATTCATCTTGCCTTTACCCGGGGAGGGGAGCCTTTTCAGGGGCTTGGAGAGTCTCAATCGGAACTGCTGCCGGAGGGCCTGCTGGTGCTGGCTGATGAGGAAAAAACACTTTCACGGTTTTGTTACCGGGATAGCGAAGCCCAGAAAGTAACGGAAGCGACACGCAATATATGGCTGTTAGGCTGCCAGGTCCCAGGCGTGGAAGAAGAGACAGTAAAGCTTTCGCTCCTGACGGCACTCGAACTATTGGGACGGCGTTACCGTTATGAGCTTGTCTCTTAA
- a CDS encoding acetyl-CoA carboxylase biotin carboxylase subunit family protein: protein MKNILLVSDLGGFPPSLESLSKLANVYVYIPRPSAVTKPYLETINRYAHGVLKESTAYASGGYNHPDRVTFTGAQPYSLSDDQMVEAIIRAAMIFDAEGIIFGGAENMVLSAARAADELGFRSADASAAQRARSKFSMREAFRHAGVPSPAFRPIYDEEDLAAAVLELGYPLILKPTYLACSIGVTLLDGSRDPVEVFREVQQSIRANTCDLLLFNEECLFLVEEYMEGCNEDWYDNPNFADYVSVEGMMIDGRYYPIAITDKTPLLSSFTEAAHIVPSVLDAEAQAIIVDACRKANESLGLRFCPTHTEIKLMKNRQVGIIETAARFGGWNIIPQINDVFGLDLTKAWAETLLHGSTSEMPDKLLTYADKSRCNVRIYLEDDPFTDNRKKYRYFGHERLDSLLEPDVKVSTEVEIPMGTVVSCIPQQNAMSFVSTLDLEAPDTWSLSRTVRNIRRGIKLKVTELESEEALTDSSKQQGEKVTQLAK from the coding sequence TTGAAAAATATTTTGCTTGTTAGCGATCTGGGAGGATTTCCCCCGTCACTGGAATCATTATCGAAGCTGGCGAATGTTTATGTCTATATTCCTCGTCCCAGTGCCGTAACCAAACCATATTTAGAAACAATCAACCGATATGCCCACGGGGTTCTGAAAGAAAGCACGGCCTATGCTTCCGGCGGATATAACCATCCTGATCGCGTCACTTTCACCGGGGCTCAGCCTTATTCGTTATCCGATGACCAAATGGTGGAAGCGATTATCAGAGCCGCAATGATTTTTGATGCGGAAGGCATCATCTTCGGCGGTGCGGAAAATATGGTACTCTCCGCGGCACGCGCGGCGGATGAGCTCGGTTTTCGCTCTGCAGATGCCAGTGCGGCCCAGAGGGCAAGGAGCAAGTTTTCTATGCGGGAGGCGTTCCGTCATGCGGGCGTACCGTCACCGGCATTTCGCCCCATATACGATGAAGAGGATTTGGCTGCCGCCGTACTGGAGCTTGGTTATCCTCTGATACTGAAGCCGACCTACTTGGCCTGCTCCATCGGCGTGACGCTGCTTGACGGTAGTCGCGACCCGGTCGAAGTGTTCCGCGAGGTACAGCAGAGTATTCGGGCAAACACCTGCGACTTGCTGTTGTTCAACGAAGAATGCCTGTTTCTTGTCGAAGAATACATGGAAGGCTGCAATGAGGATTGGTACGACAATCCCAACTTTGCTGATTACGTCTCAGTGGAGGGGATGATGATTGACGGTCGTTACTACCCTATTGCGATTACGGACAAGACTCCTTTGCTTTCGTCGTTTACGGAAGCTGCGCATATCGTGCCCAGCGTGTTGGATGCTGAAGCCCAAGCGATCATCGTGGATGCTTGCCGCAAAGCGAATGAGAGTCTCGGTCTTCGATTTTGCCCGACCCATACGGAGATCAAACTGATGAAAAACAGGCAAGTAGGCATTATTGAAACCGCTGCCCGCTTCGGTGGCTGGAATATTATTCCTCAAATTAATGACGTTTTTGGTCTTGACCTGACAAAGGCATGGGCCGAAACGCTTCTTCATGGCAGCACATCGGAGATGCCGGACAAGCTGTTGACCTATGCCGATAAATCCCGCTGCAATGTCCGTATCTATCTGGAGGACGATCCATTTACCGATAACCGGAAGAAATATCGATACTTTGGACATGAAAGGTTGGACAGTTTACTTGAGCCTGATGTTAAGGTCAGCACCGAAGTCGAAATTCCCATGGGTACAGTTGTTAGCTGCATCCCGCAGCAGAATGCAATGAGCTTTGTTTCCACTCTGGATCTGGAGGCACCGGACACGTGGTCTCTCAGCAGGACGGTCCGTAATATCCGCCGCGGTATCAAGTTGAAAGTCACCGAACTGGAATCCGAAGAGGCTCTGACAGATTCGTCGAAGCAGCAAGGAGAGAAGGTAACGCAGCTGGCCAAATAA
- a CDS encoding nucleotide sugar dehydrogenase, protein MKINNRQARIGVIGMGYVGLPLGIEFARANFSVTGIDLSEEKVLALNNGVCYISGIDGIQDIVARGLFRATTDFSVIRELDAVCICVPTPLSKNHDPDLSCIRAVVDELKKYLQPNTLVVLESTTYPGTTEELIGGELALQGMHAGVDYHLCYSPERVDPGNTTYTIRNTPKVIGGMTPKCLKYGELLYGAVVERTVKVSTTRAAEMSKLLENTFRSINIAFVNEIALLCDRLGVSVWEVIQAASTKPFGFMPFYPGPGIGGHCIPLDPMYLSWKAKGENFFSRFIELSQDLNRNMPRYIVQKIGDILNLKGKCINGSRILLLGMAYKPNVNDWRESPSLEIYDLLEEKGAMLTANDPFCDYIRTETGDLVHIERAIDKKALTSYDCIVLLTAHSCYDLQMVASSSVPVLDTRNAFAGIDTPSVIRIGDVMPSFDERTLIVV, encoded by the coding sequence ATGAAAATCAACAATCGACAGGCCCGAATTGGCGTTATCGGCATGGGATATGTCGGCTTGCCGCTCGGCATCGAGTTTGCCCGGGCGAACTTTTCTGTGACGGGAATCGACCTGAGCGAGGAAAAGGTCCTCGCGTTAAATAATGGGGTTTGTTATATTTCGGGAATCGATGGCATCCAGGATATTGTGGCTAGAGGATTGTTCCGCGCCACGACTGATTTTTCGGTTATTAGAGAACTGGACGCCGTTTGTATCTGCGTACCGACACCGCTCAGTAAAAATCACGATCCCGATCTGTCCTGTATCCGGGCCGTTGTTGATGAATTGAAGAAGTATCTACAGCCCAATACGCTGGTTGTTTTAGAAAGTACGACATACCCGGGTACGACTGAGGAATTAATCGGAGGTGAGCTCGCGCTGCAGGGCATGCACGCAGGAGTCGATTACCACCTATGTTATTCACCGGAACGCGTCGATCCGGGTAACACAACGTACACGATTCGAAATACACCGAAGGTGATCGGCGGCATGACACCGAAGTGTCTTAAGTACGGGGAACTGTTATACGGTGCCGTCGTTGAACGAACCGTAAAAGTGTCTACGACCCGGGCGGCCGAAATGTCGAAGTTATTGGAAAATACTTTCAGAAGTATTAATATTGCCTTTGTTAATGAAATTGCGCTATTGTGCGACAGGCTCGGCGTAAGTGTCTGGGAAGTCATTCAGGCCGCGTCAACGAAGCCATTCGGGTTTATGCCCTTCTACCCCGGACCGGGAATCGGCGGTCACTGCATCCCGCTCGACCCGATGTATTTGTCCTGGAAGGCGAAGGGCGAAAACTTCTTTAGCCGGTTCATCGAGCTTTCCCAAGATTTAAACCGGAACATGCCGCGGTATATCGTCCAGAAGATCGGAGATATATTGAACCTCAAGGGCAAGTGTATCAACGGCTCACGGATTCTGCTGCTGGGCATGGCATATAAGCCGAATGTAAATGATTGGCGTGAATCGCCAAGCCTGGAAATCTATGATTTACTAGAAGAGAAAGGGGCGATGCTGACCGCCAACGATCCGTTCTGCGACTACATTCGCACAGAAACAGGAGATTTGGTTCATATTGAGCGTGCGATTGACAAGAAAGCACTCACATCCTATGACTGCATCGTGCTGCTCACGGCACATTCCTGCTACGATTTGCAGATGGTTGCCTCCTCGAGCGTGCCGGTTCTCGACACTCGCAATGCGTTTGCCGGAATTGATACTCCAAGCGTGATTCGAATCGGCGACGTAATGCCCTCCTTCGATGAACGAACGCTTATCGTCGTTTGA